One genomic window of Micrococcus flavus includes the following:
- a CDS encoding MFS transporter — translation MTDDLPAPAEPGSTAYRRLLAGLFLAGVATFAQLYSPQGLLPLVSADLGVPAHRAALLVAAATLGLAVSVVPWSLAGDRWGRRPVMAASLVTASALAVAGVLMPSLELLLGMRLLEGMAHGGVAGLAVTLLAEEVAPRVVPAAAGTYVAGTTLGGLSGRLLALPVAEAAGWQAGMLVVTAVGVACTLGFLLVTPRARRFRPVRASVAQTARRVRVHLATPALVALYLQGALLMGGFVALYNYVGYTLLAPPFSWSPTAAGLVFLAYLAGTWSSSRAGRLAMRVGRLRVLAGSAGLMAAAAALTLVPHPTVLVPALVVATGAFFAAHAVASGWAGTAATTGRAQSTSLYTLAYYAGSSLFGWLGGLGHETFGWPGTVLLVVVLALTALAVAVVVLRGHPEAGH, via the coding sequence GTGACCGACGACCTGCCCGCTCCCGCCGAGCCGGGCTCGACCGCCTACCGGCGCCTGCTGGCGGGCCTGTTCCTCGCGGGCGTGGCCACGTTCGCCCAGCTGTACTCGCCCCAGGGCCTTCTGCCGCTCGTGAGCGCGGACCTGGGCGTCCCGGCGCACCGGGCAGCGCTGCTCGTGGCCGCCGCAACCCTCGGGCTCGCGGTGTCCGTGGTGCCGTGGTCGCTGGCCGGGGACCGCTGGGGCCGCCGTCCCGTGATGGCCGCCTCCCTGGTCACCGCCTCCGCCCTCGCGGTCGCCGGCGTGCTGATGCCCTCGCTCGAGCTGCTGCTCGGGATGCGTCTGCTGGAGGGGATGGCCCACGGCGGCGTGGCCGGGCTCGCGGTGACCCTGCTGGCCGAGGAGGTGGCCCCGCGCGTCGTGCCTGCCGCCGCCGGGACGTACGTCGCCGGGACCACGCTGGGCGGGCTCTCCGGTCGGCTGCTCGCCCTGCCCGTGGCCGAGGCAGCGGGCTGGCAGGCCGGCATGCTGGTCGTGACGGCCGTGGGCGTGGCGTGCACCCTCGGGTTCCTCCTGGTCACCCCCCGCGCGCGCCGCTTTCGGCCGGTGCGCGCGTCCGTGGCGCAGACCGCGCGGCGGGTCCGCGTCCACCTGGCCACGCCCGCGCTCGTGGCCCTCTATCTGCAGGGCGCCCTGCTGATGGGCGGGTTCGTGGCCCTCTACAACTACGTGGGCTACACGCTCCTGGCTCCGCCCTTCTCCTGGTCGCCCACCGCCGCCGGGCTGGTCTTCCTGGCCTACCTCGCCGGGACGTGGTCCTCCTCGCGCGCGGGCAGGCTGGCGATGCGGGTGGGCCGGCTGCGCGTGCTCGCGGGGTCCGCGGGGCTCATGGCGGCCGCGGCGGCCCTCACCCTGGTGCCCCATCCGACGGTCCTGGTGCCCGCGCTCGTCGTGGCCACGGGAGCCTTCTTCGCGGCCCACGCGGTGGCCTCCGGCTGGGCGGGCACCGCCGCGACCACCGGCCGGGCCCAGTCCACCTCCCTCTACACCCTGGCCTACTACGCCGGCTCGAGCCTGTTCGGCTGGCTCGGTGGGCTGGGCCACGAGACGTTCGGGTGGCCCGGCACCGTCCTGCTCGTCGTCGTTCTCGCGCTGACCGCGCTCGCCGTCGCCGTCGTGGTGCTGCGCGGCCACCCCGAGGCCGGCCACTGA